A region of Plantactinospora sp. BC1 DNA encodes the following proteins:
- a CDS encoding cellulase family glycosylhydrolase — MKRRIYAVASALLALVAATAVSLFVVTPSAQAAAGFTISGGRLIDARGNEFIMRGVSHAHTWYASQTGSFRDIKSLGANTVRVVLSSGARWTQNSASDVANVISLCKANRLICVLEVHDTTGYGEEGAAITLDQAVSYWISIQSALAGQENYVILNIGNEPFGNNEATSANWPTHTRNAITRLRNAGFDHTIMVDAPMWGQDWRFIMRDNAQSVFNADPDRNTIFSIHMYGVFDTAAEITDYLGRFRSANLPIVVGEFGHNHSDGNPDEDTIMSYAQQNGIGYIGWSWSGNGGGVEYLDMVTNFNVSQLTSWGQRIFNGANGIRQTAREATVYSGGNPTTPPTTRPPTGTPTTRPPTTPPTTSPGGTRGCTATYAVTGQWQGGFQGEVRVTAGSAAISGWTVTWTFANGQQVNQAWNATLSSSGSTVTARNVSHNGSLGAGASTAFGFIGTWNGSNTTPTLSCTAS, encoded by the coding sequence ATGAAAAGACGAATCTACGCCGTCGCATCGGCGCTGCTCGCGCTCGTCGCCGCCACTGCCGTCTCGCTCTTCGTGGTGACCCCGTCGGCACAGGCGGCGGCCGGCTTCACGATCAGCGGCGGGCGGCTCATCGACGCGCGCGGCAACGAGTTCATCATGCGTGGGGTCAGCCACGCGCACACCTGGTACGCCAGCCAAACCGGTTCATTCCGCGACATCAAATCGCTGGGCGCGAACACCGTACGGGTGGTGCTGAGCAGCGGTGCCCGGTGGACCCAGAACAGCGCCAGCGACGTCGCCAACGTCATCTCGCTGTGCAAGGCCAACCGGCTGATCTGCGTCCTGGAGGTGCACGACACCACCGGGTACGGCGAGGAGGGCGCGGCGATCACCCTCGACCAGGCGGTGAGCTACTGGATCAGCATCCAGAGCGCACTGGCCGGCCAGGAGAACTACGTCATCCTCAACATCGGCAACGAGCCGTTCGGCAACAACGAGGCGACCAGCGCCAACTGGCCGACGCACACCCGTAACGCGATCACCCGGCTGCGCAACGCCGGCTTCGACCACACCATCATGGTCGACGCGCCGATGTGGGGTCAGGACTGGCGCTTCATAATGCGGGACAACGCGCAGAGCGTCTTCAACGCCGACCCGGACCGGAACACCATCTTCTCGATCCACATGTACGGCGTCTTCGACACCGCCGCCGAGATCACCGACTACCTCGGCCGGTTCCGCAGCGCCAACCTGCCGATCGTGGTGGGGGAGTTCGGGCACAACCACTCGGACGGCAACCCGGACGAGGACACCATCATGTCGTACGCCCAGCAGAACGGGATCGGCTACATCGGCTGGTCGTGGAGCGGTAACGGCGGCGGCGTCGAGTACCTCGACATGGTGACGAACTTCAACGTGAGCCAGTTGACCTCGTGGGGGCAGCGGATCTTCAACGGGGCGAACGGGATCCGGCAGACCGCCCGGGAGGCGACCGTCTACAGCGGCGGCAACCCGACGACTCCGCCGACGACCCGGCCCCCGACCGGTACCCCGACCACCCGCCCACCGACGACTCCGCCGACCACGTCACCGGGCGGTACCCGGGGCTGCACCGCCACGTACGCCGTCACCGGGCAGTGGCAGGGCGGCTTCCAGGGCGAGGTCCGGGTGACCGCCGGCAGCGCGGCGATCAGCGGCTGGACCGTCACCTGGACCTTCGCCAACGGGCAGCAGGTCAACCAGGCGTGGAACGCGACGCTCAGCAGCAGCGGGTCGACCGTGACCGCGCGGAACGTCTCGCACAACGGCAGCCTCGGCGCCGGGGCGAGTACCGCGTTCGGGTTCATCGGAACCTGGAACGGCAGCAACACCACGCCGACGCTGAGCTGCACCGCCAGCTGA
- a CDS encoding M1 family metallopeptidase, with amino-acid sequence MVISRRLGAVLAATTVTLSLGATPASATGRGHGHGGAGKPGAPGVGDGYFPAAGNGGYDVLHYGLEIRYEPTSRAFAGVATISARATDRLSRFNLDLRGFEVRSVTVDGRAARYDRDGQELRISPRNGLSRGERFTVVVRYDGTTGRPTDIEGALYGWVSTPDGSFVANEPDGAATWYPVNDHPTDKASYDFRITVPAGKTAVANGELVEQRTRNGWTTFVWRARDPMASYLSTASVGDYDLRRSTGPRGLPIIDAVDRDLGPDAADGLARTREMIEYFSDLFGRYPFTSYGAIVDDDEDAGYALETQTRPIYSGPPGEGTVAHELAHQWYGNSVSPARWQEIWLNEGFASYAEWLWEEHTGGRTAQARFDTNYARPETASFWNPPPGDPGATNLFAGSVYTKGAMTLHALRTKIGDRAFFALLRAWYAANRDDTVTTADFVRLAEKVSGRQLDAFFQTWLYTPGKPTAW; translated from the coding sequence ATGGTGATCTCTCGACGGCTCGGTGCCGTGCTGGCGGCGACGACCGTCACCCTCTCGCTCGGTGCCACCCCCGCGTCGGCCACCGGGCGGGGTCACGGTCACGGCGGTGCCGGGAAGCCGGGTGCGCCGGGGGTCGGTGACGGCTATTTCCCGGCGGCCGGCAACGGCGGGTACGACGTCCTCCACTACGGACTGGAGATCCGCTACGAACCGACCAGCCGGGCCTTCGCCGGGGTCGCCACGATCAGCGCCCGGGCCACCGACCGGCTCTCCCGGTTCAACCTCGACCTGCGCGGCTTCGAGGTGCGGTCGGTGACCGTCGACGGCCGGGCCGCCCGGTACGACCGGGACGGCCAGGAGCTGCGCATCTCGCCGAGGAACGGCCTGTCCCGGGGCGAGCGGTTCACCGTCGTCGTCCGGTACGACGGCACCACCGGCCGCCCGACCGACATCGAGGGCGCCCTCTACGGCTGGGTCTCCACGCCGGACGGCTCCTTCGTGGCGAACGAGCCCGACGGCGCCGCCACCTGGTATCCGGTCAACGACCACCCGACCGACAAGGCCAGCTACGACTTCCGGATCACGGTGCCGGCCGGCAAGACCGCGGTCGCCAACGGCGAACTCGTCGAGCAGCGCACGAGGAACGGCTGGACGACCTTCGTCTGGCGGGCCCGCGACCCGATGGCGAGCTACCTCTCCACCGCCTCGGTCGGCGACTACGACCTGCGCCGCAGCACCGGCCCGCGCGGCCTGCCGATCATCGACGCGGTCGACCGGGACCTCGGCCCGGACGCCGCCGACGGGCTGGCCCGGACCAGGGAGATGATCGAGTACTTCTCCGACCTCTTCGGCCGGTACCCGTTCACCTCCTACGGGGCGATCGTCGACGACGACGAGGACGCCGGGTACGCGCTGGAGACGCAGACCCGGCCGATCTACTCAGGACCGCCCGGCGAGGGCACGGTGGCGCACGAGCTGGCCCACCAGTGGTACGGCAACAGCGTCAGCCCGGCCCGCTGGCAGGAGATCTGGCTCAACGAGGGGTTCGCCAGCTACGCCGAGTGGCTCTGGGAGGAGCACACCGGCGGGCGTACCGCGCAGGCGCGGTTCGACACCAACTACGCCCGGCCGGAGACGGCGAGCTTCTGGAACCCGCCGCCCGGCGACCCGGGTGCGACCAACCTCTTCGCCGGCTCGGTCTACACCAAGGGCGCGATGACGCTGCACGCGCTGCGTACGAAGATCGGTGACCGGGCCTTCTTCGCCCTGCTCCGCGCCTGGTACGCGGCGAACCGCGACGACACGGTGACCACCGCCGACTTCGTCCGGCTCGCCGAGAAGGTCAGCGGGCGGCAGCTCGACGCCTTCTTCCAGACCTGGCTCTACACCCCGGGCAAGCCCACCGCCTGGTGA
- a CDS encoding TIGR03557 family F420-dependent LLM class oxidoreductase, with translation MVGVGYTLMCEQTGPKDLVDQAVRAEQAGFDYLVISDHYSPWLASQGHSPYAWAVLGAVAHATSRIKLMTYVTCPIRRYHPAVVAQKAATIGVMSDGRFTLSLGAGENLNEHVAGAWPYVHQRHEMLEEALQIIRPLLDGDNLSYSGNHFEVPEAYLWDRPEGPIPIALAASGPHSVELACEYADALVCDNPDAAVVRMYDERGGAGKPRYGQAAVCYGPDADDCRKTVHDQWRWAALNWTVKAELPGPESFVSASEAIRPEDIAQLVPCGPDLDPHVEAFRKYVDAGFTDVAFVQVGVEGQPRFLDWAEHELLPRLREL, from the coding sequence ATGGTCGGGGTGGGCTACACGCTGATGTGTGAACAGACCGGACCGAAGGACCTGGTCGACCAGGCGGTCCGGGCGGAACAGGCCGGCTTCGACTATCTGGTCATCTCCGACCACTACTCCCCCTGGCTCGCCTCGCAGGGCCACTCGCCCTACGCCTGGGCCGTACTCGGCGCGGTCGCGCACGCCACCTCCCGGATCAAACTGATGACCTACGTGACCTGCCCGATCCGGCGTTACCACCCGGCGGTGGTGGCGCAGAAGGCCGCGACGATCGGGGTGATGTCCGACGGCCGGTTCACCCTCTCGCTCGGCGCCGGGGAGAACCTCAACGAACACGTGGCGGGCGCCTGGCCCTACGTGCACCAGCGGCACGAGATGCTGGAGGAGGCGTTGCAGATCATCCGGCCGCTGCTCGACGGCGACAACCTCTCCTACTCCGGCAACCACTTCGAGGTGCCCGAGGCGTACCTCTGGGACCGGCCGGAGGGCCCCATCCCGATCGCCCTCGCGGCCTCCGGGCCGCACTCGGTCGAGCTGGCATGCGAGTACGCCGACGCGCTGGTCTGCGACAACCCGGACGCGGCCGTGGTCAGGATGTACGACGAACGCGGCGGCGCCGGCAAGCCCCGTTACGGGCAGGCGGCGGTCTGTTACGGCCCGGACGCCGACGACTGCCGCAAGACGGTGCACGACCAGTGGCGGTGGGCCGCCCTGAACTGGACGGTCAAGGCCGAGCTGCCCGGGCCGGAGTCCTTCGTCAGCGCCAGCGAGGCCATCCGTCCCGAGGACATCGCGCAGCTCGTACCCTGCGGACCGGACCTGGACCCGCACGTCGAGGCGTTCCGCAAGTACGTCGACGCCGGCTTCACCGACGTGGCGTTCGTGCAGGTCGGCGTCGAGGGCCAGCCGAGGTTCCTGGACTGGGCCGAGCACGAGCTGCTGCCCCGGCTGCGGGAGCTCTGA